One Candidatus Acidiferrales bacterium genomic region harbors:
- a CDS encoding FAD-dependent oxidoreductase, giving the protein MKQIAVVGGGPAGALCGEKLASAGFRVTLFDEHLAWEKPCGGGLTHKAIEKYPFLLSGPQKKKEIFTAELISSQGHRARFEMSRPLVIYSRAVLNGLLLDRAAAAGCETVHARVTALDTNGTGVTLTAAGREHAADFAVLATGARNQLLPGTTPLRAEDLEVTLGYFVPAEEEVVKIKFLDRMNGYIWSFPRADHLSVGICAKMAQYTTQSLRGLLDDFVRDEKIAAAGARFYSHVLPSPRLATLRHRKIAGRNWALAGDAAACVDPITGEGLFYALRSGDLLAESLIQGQPESYPAGLRAEFVADLEIATSLVRRVFRGSFLGGAVTTRMVQFAQRSATFRDLLRDLFSGAQDYRSLRKRLWVQFGATITEVARDFLRVPRSGDVSEKATS; this is encoded by the coding sequence ATGAAACAGATAGCGGTTGTTGGCGGAGGGCCCGCCGGGGCGCTCTGCGGCGAAAAACTGGCCAGCGCCGGATTCCGCGTCACGCTCTTCGATGAGCATCTGGCCTGGGAAAAGCCCTGCGGCGGCGGCCTGACGCACAAGGCCATCGAAAAATATCCCTTTCTCCTCAGCGGCCCGCAGAAGAAGAAGGAAATTTTCACCGCCGAATTGATTTCCTCGCAAGGCCATCGCGCGCGCTTCGAGATGTCGCGCCCACTCGTGATCTATTCCCGCGCGGTTCTCAATGGATTGCTTCTCGACCGCGCCGCTGCCGCAGGCTGCGAAACCGTTCATGCACGCGTCACCGCGCTCGATACGAACGGAACCGGCGTCACGCTGACTGCCGCCGGCCGCGAACACGCCGCCGATTTCGCCGTCCTCGCCACCGGCGCACGCAATCAGTTGCTGCCGGGCACGACTCCGCTCCGCGCCGAAGATCTCGAAGTCACGCTCGGCTATTTTGTTCCCGCCGAAGAAGAAGTCGTAAAAATCAAATTCCTCGATCGCATGAACGGCTACATCTGGTCATTCCCGCGCGCCGATCATCTTTCCGTCGGCATCTGCGCCAAGATGGCCCAATACACGACGCAAAGCCTTCGCGGCCTGCTCGACGATTTCGTCCGTGATGAGAAAATCGCCGCGGCCGGCGCGCGCTTTTATAGCCACGTGCTGCCTTCGCCGCGCCTCGCCACTCTGCGCCATCGAAAAATTGCCGGCCGCAACTGGGCGCTCGCCGGCGACGCCGCCGCTTGCGTCGACCCCATTACCGGCGAAGGATTGTTCTACGCCCTGCGCTCCGGCGATCTCCTCGCCGAATCGCTGATTCAAGGCCAGCCGGAAAGCTATCCTGCCGGCCTGCGCGCCGAATTCGTTGCCGATCTCGAAATCGCCACGAGCCTCGTGCGCCGCGTTTTTCGGGGGAGTTTTCTCGGCGGCGCCGTTACCACGCGCATGGTGCAATTCGCGCAGCGCAGCGCGACGTTCCGCGACCTCCTTCGCGATCTCTTCAGCGGCGCGCAGGATTACCGCAGCCTCCGCAAACGTCTCTGGGTGCAGTTCGGCGCGACGATCACCGAAGTCGCGCGCGATTTTCTCCGCGTGCCGCGCTCTGGCGACGTCAGCGAAAAAGCTACGTCATGA